The Amaranthus tricolor cultivar Red isolate AtriRed21 chromosome 6, ASM2621246v1, whole genome shotgun sequence genome has a segment encoding these proteins:
- the LOC130815573 gene encoding uncharacterized protein LOC130815573: MSSYAKFFKDIISNKRKLEESVVESLNGQCSAILQCKVPKKHADPGSFTIPLKFGKDMSAIALADLGASVSVMPLTLCKKINGEMKATQMSIQLADRSVRYPVGILEDFPVQVGNYFVPCDFVIMDMEEDARIPVILGRDFSKTTTANFDVKNGKLSLEILGEQLHFHLPSSMAHSAIGETVYRVDAIVDATTERESTPSIVDPLYAAIEGNYEKDRANVIEMVHVLDVAPTFVAAKAKFKDTPPWKVSTIEERKECTTPPQVELKPLLPYLKYVFLEDNDTYPVIVNAELNGTQIERLLTVLKKYKSVIGYTIDDIKVSRNEISLPTLKSISKEKDSKVKVKLFRMLFALERTFCPSRHMRVRVGRETLLGNGSSHFHYFGVCNEF, translated from the exons ATGTCCTCTTATGCTAAGTTCTTCAAGGACATCATTTCCAACAAACGCAAGCTAGAGGAGAGTGTGGTGGAATCTCTGAATGGGCAATGTAGCGCTATTTTGCAATGCAAGGTTCCTAAGAAACATGCTGATCCTGGTAGTTTTACTATCCCGCTAAAGTTTGGGAAAGATATGTCTGCCATAGCCCTTGCTGATTTAGGGGCTAGTGTGAGTGTGATGCCGTTAACTCTATGCAAAAAGATCAATGGCGAGATGAAAGCTACTCAGATGTCCATACAATTAGCCGATCGATCTGTGAGATACCCAGTTGGCATTCTTGAGGATTTCCCCGTCCAAGTTGGTAATTACTTTGTACCCTGCGATTTCGTCATTATGGATATGGAAGAGGATGCTCGCATTCCGGTGATTttgggtcgtgatttttcaaAGACTACAACAGCCAATTTTGATGTGAAGAATGGGAAGTTATCACTTGAAATTTTGGGAGAACAACTGCATTTCCATCTCCCCTCATCCATGGCACATTCTGCCATTGGGGAGACTGTTTATCGGGTGGATGCGATAGTTGATGCTACTACAGAGAGGGAGTCCACACCCTCCATTGTTGATCCACTTTATGCAGCTATTGAAGGCAACTACGAGAAGGATAGGGCCAATGTGATTGAGATGGTCCATGTTTTAGATGTTGCACCTACATTTGTTGCTGCAAAAGCTAAGTTTAAGGACACCCCACCTTGGAAGGTGTCCACCATTGAGGAACGAAAGGAGTGTACTACGCCTCCTCAGGTAGAATTAAAACCCCTCCTTCCTTATTTGAAGTATGTCTTTCTAGAGGATAATGACACTTACCCTGTTATTGTCAATGCTGAACTCAACGGCACTCAAATTGAGCGATTACTCACAGTTCTGAAAAAGTATAAGAGTGTTATTGGGTACACTATTGATGACATCAAGG TGTCGAGAAACGAGATTTCACTCCCTACT TTGAAGTCTATTTCGAAGGAGAAGGATAGCAAAGTTAAAGTGAAACTCTTTAGAATGTTGTTTGCACTAGAGAGAACTTTTTGTCCTTCAAGACACATGAGAGTGAGAGTTGGGAGGGAAACACTGCTGGGGAATGGAAGTAGTCATTTTCACTACTTCGGTGTGTGTAATGAGTTCTAG